In Nyctibius grandis isolate bNycGra1 chromosome 28, bNycGra1.pri, whole genome shotgun sequence, a single genomic region encodes these proteins:
- the LOC137674323 gene encoding CMP-N-acetylneuraminate-beta-galactosamide-alpha-2,3-sialyltransferase 2-like, with product MLSQRWTQAVLALCLLLVLWQCFRAPPDGLSPGPRAPSLLAAPAARCAAGTNGSAWFNARYDTAVGPLLMGAAHELSSDVVQWWLTLQGPPSGVQLQAIIRQLFTVLPDPTGGVWDPSRCRTCAVVGNSGQLKGSSHGPRIDTHDWVLRMNRAKITGFEWDVGTRTTHHFMYPESAVNLGPGVHLVLVPFKPLDLQWVASAFSTGELTHTYVRVKRFITADRTKVLILSPAFLKYIQDNWTQAHGRYPSTGLTALLFALHACQQVSVFGFGADSEGNWHHYWEKNRWSGAFRRTRVHDADFEFSLIERLAAEGRILFYK from the exons ATGCTGAGCCAGAGGTGGACGCAGGCGGTGCTGgccctgtgcctgctgctggtTCTGTGGCAATGCTTCCGAGCCCCCCCGGACGGCCTCAGCCCTGGCCCAcgggctccctccctcctcgcCGCCCCCGCTGCCCGCTGTGCCGCCGGCACCAACGGCTCCGCGTGGTTCAACGCCCGCTACGACACGGCCGTGGGGCCTCTGCTGATGGGGGCAGCCCACGAGCTCTCCTCTGACGTGGTTCAGTGGTGGCTG ACTCTGCAGGGTCCCCCGAGTGGCGTCCAGCTCCAGGCCATAATTCGGCAGCTCTTCACTGTCCTCCCGGACCCGACCGGTGGCGTGTGGGACCCGTCTCGTTGCAGGACCTGTGCGGTGGTGGGGAACTCAGGGCAGCTGAAGGGGTCCAGCCACGGACCACGGATTGACACCCACGACTGGGTGCTGAG GATGAACAGAGCAAAGATCACTGGCTTTGAGTGGGATGTTGGCACGAGAACAACCCATCACTTCATGTACCCGGAGAGTGCAGTGAACCTCGGGCCCGGCGTCCACCTTGTCCTCGTCCCCTTCAAGCCGCTGGACCTGCAGTGGGTGGCCAGTGCCTTCTCCACTGGAGAGCTCACGCA CACGTATGTAAGAGTGAAACGGTTCATCACAGCTGACAGAACCAAG GTGCTGATCCTGAGCCCAGCTTTCCTCAAGTACATCCAGGACAACTGGACGCAGGCCCACGGGCGGTACCCCTCCACCGGCCTCACGGCCCTGCTCTTCGCCCTGCACGCCTGCCAGCAG GTCTCCGTGTTTGGCTTTGGAGCTGACAGCGAAGGGAACTGGCACCACTACTGGGAGAAAAACCGCTGGTCCGGAGCCTTTCGCAGGACGAGGGTCCACGACGCTGACTTCGAGTTCAGCCTCATCGAGAGACTGGCAGCCGAAGGCAGGATTTTATTCTACAAATGA